A window of the Gemmatimonadota bacterium genome harbors these coding sequences:
- the rpsT gene encoding 30S ribosomal protein S20 gives MPNIKSATKRMKLSAEARNRNRAARARIRTAMRKVRESASPEESVRLLREATALLDRAGTRRLLHPNRVGRLKGQLARLVNSRD, from the coding sequence ATGCCGAATATCAAGAGCGCGACCAAGCGCATGAAACTCAGCGCCGAGGCCCGCAACAGGAATCGCGCCGCCAGGGCTCGCATCCGCACAGCCATGCGGAAGGTGCGAGAGTCCGCCTCTCCCGAAGAGAGCGTTCGTCTGCTTCGCGAAGCCACCGCGCTCCTGGATCGCGCCGGCACCCGGCGTCTCCTTCACCCGAACCGGGTCGGAAGACTGAAAGGCCAGTTGGCTCGGTTGGTCAATTCGCGGGACTGA
- a CDS encoding dihydroorotase, which produces MSVTTGKTLLRGGRVIDPANDTDDHLDVLLAEGLVAQVGRSLTAGEDARVVDCTGLLVTPGLIDIHVHLREPGAEHKETIASGARSAAAGGFTAVCAMPNTEPAVDDPAAVGFVVSEGRKAGASRVYPVGCISVRREGKMLAPVGEMIEAGAVAITDDGSPVMNSGLMRLALSYASAFGVPVADHPEDLGLSGGGHMNEGVLSAKMGITGKPNAAEDVHILRDLLLAELTGGRIHLQHVSTRAGVEAIRRAKVRGVRVTAEASPHHLILTEEAVQDYRTEAKMNPPLRSEPDREAVRKGLADGTLDTIATDHAPHHYDEKEAPFASAPDGVVGLETAVGLILTRVVAEGVIDLPTMVERMSAAPARAFGLPGGTLAPGSPADVTVIDSRCKWTVDASRFVSRSRNTPFDGWRLEGAAVMTVVGGRVVWEAGPGG; this is translated from the coding sequence ATGAGCGTGACGACCGGGAAGACGCTGCTCCGGGGCGGAAGGGTGATCGACCCGGCGAACGACACGGACGACCACCTCGACGTACTTCTGGCAGAAGGGCTGGTCGCCCAGGTCGGGCGTTCGCTGACCGCTGGGGAGGACGCTCGCGTCGTGGACTGCACCGGTCTTCTGGTGACGCCCGGACTCATCGACATCCACGTGCACCTGCGCGAGCCGGGAGCGGAACACAAGGAGACGATCGCCTCAGGGGCGCGGTCCGCTGCGGCCGGCGGATTCACCGCCGTATGCGCCATGCCGAACACCGAACCCGCAGTCGACGATCCCGCCGCAGTCGGCTTCGTGGTCAGCGAGGGGCGGAAGGCCGGTGCCTCGCGGGTCTATCCAGTGGGCTGCATTTCGGTGCGCCGCGAGGGAAAGATGCTGGCACCGGTGGGAGAGATGATCGAGGCCGGCGCAGTCGCGATCACCGACGACGGTTCACCCGTGATGAACTCGGGGCTGATGCGGCTCGCCCTCTCCTATGCTTCGGCCTTCGGAGTGCCGGTGGCCGACCACCCCGAAGACCTGGGGTTGTCGGGCGGAGGGCACATGAACGAAGGCGTGCTCTCGGCCAAGATGGGGATCACCGGGAAACCCAACGCCGCCGAGGACGTCCACATCTTGCGCGACCTGCTGCTGGCGGAGCTGACCGGGGGCCGCATCCATCTCCAACACGTGTCCACTCGCGCGGGCGTGGAGGCGATCCGGCGTGCGAAGGTACGGGGCGTCCGGGTCACCGCCGAAGCCTCTCCTCACCATCTGATCCTCACCGAAGAAGCCGTCCAGGACTACCGGACCGAGGCCAAGATGAACCCTCCGCTGCGATCGGAGCCCGACCGCGAAGCCGTGCGGAAAGGGCTTGCGGACGGAACGCTCGACACCATCGCCACCGACCACGCGCCCCATCACTACGACGAAAAGGAAGCCCCCTTCGCGAGCGCGCCGGACGGGGTGGTGGGGCTGGAGACCGCAGTCGGACTGATTCTGACCCGAGTGGTGGCGGAGGGAGTGATCGACCTCCCGACCATGGTCGAGCGCATGAGCGCCGCTCCGGCCCGAGCCTTCGGCCTCCCCGGCGGGACGCTGGCCCCGGGATCCCCTGCGGACGTCACGGTGATCGATTCCAGGTGCAAATGGACGGTCGACGCGTCGCGCTTCGTGTCGCGAAGCCGAAACACGCCCTTCGACGGATGGAGACTGGAAGGCGCCGCCGTGATGACGGTGGTGGGGGGTCGCGTGGTGTGGGAGGCGGGTCCAGGGGGATAG
- a CDS encoding aspartate carbamoyltransferase catalytic subunit, producing MTAAPETGPARDADSAATPRLGKDLTGLEGLSAAQITSILDTAEPFKEVSRRRIKKVPVLRGQTIVNLFFEPSTRTRISFEFAEKRLSADTVHMAASASSVTKGENLVDTARNLEAMQIDMVVMRHPVSGAARFLAERIPSKVINAGDGRHEHPTQALLDLLTIRDHLGGIAGLRVCIVGDVLHSRVARSNIHGLLALGAEVAVCGPPTLLPIGISEMGVGVFTRVEEALEWADALNVLRLQLERMKHGYVPSLREYNRIWGISAARLARVPSRLILHPGPMNRGVEIDSDVADGPHSVILDQVTNGVAVRMAVLYLLSGGRPDLAEAAKGGGAK from the coding sequence ATGACCGCCGCACCCGAGACCGGCCCGGCTCGCGATGCCGATTCCGCGGCGACGCCGCGACTTGGAAAGGATCTGACCGGCCTCGAGGGACTTTCCGCGGCGCAGATAACCTCCATTCTCGACACGGCCGAACCGTTCAAGGAGGTCTCCAGGCGGAGGATCAAGAAGGTGCCCGTGCTCCGAGGCCAGACGATAGTCAACCTCTTCTTCGAGCCGTCCACCCGGACGCGCATCTCGTTCGAGTTCGCGGAAAAGAGGCTCTCGGCGGACACGGTGCACATGGCGGCGAGCGCTTCGTCCGTGACCAAGGGCGAGAACCTGGTCGACACCGCTCGCAATCTCGAGGCGATGCAGATCGACATGGTCGTGATGAGGCATCCGGTTTCCGGCGCGGCGCGCTTTCTGGCGGAACGGATCCCTTCGAAGGTCATCAACGCCGGTGACGGTCGTCACGAGCACCCTACCCAAGCCCTGCTCGACCTTCTCACGATCCGCGACCACCTTGGCGGAATCGCGGGTCTTCGGGTCTGCATCGTGGGAGACGTGCTCCACTCCCGTGTGGCCCGCTCGAACATCCACGGACTGCTCGCTCTGGGCGCCGAGGTTGCGGTGTGCGGCCCGCCGACTCTTCTCCCGATAGGCATTTCCGAGATGGGGGTGGGCGTCTTCACTCGGGTCGAGGAGGCGCTCGAATGGGCGGATGCGCTCAACGTGCTTCGCCTCCAGCTCGAGCGGATGAAGCACGGGTACGTCCCGTCGCTCCGGGAGTACAACAGGATCTGGGGGATCAGCGCCGCGCGGCTCGCCAGGGTGCCGTCGAGGCTCATCCTCCACCCCGGACCCATGAACCGGGGCGTCGAGATCGATTCCGACGTGGCGGACGGTCCGCACTCGGTGATCCTTGATCAGGTCACCAACGGGGTCGCGGTGCGCATGGCCGTGCTGTACCTGCTCTCCGGCGGCAGACCGGATCTCGCGGAAGCGGCCAAGGGAGGCGGCGCCAAATGA
- the pyrR gene encoding bifunctional pyr operon transcriptional regulator/uracil phosphoribosyltransferase PyrR, which translates to MATDLAALTAGTDRLAVMGVYRRGTDLSQMLADELANARPSLKLGMGSIDITLYRDDLRSVGPKPVVGGSELPPGGIDDTTVVLVDDVLFTGRTVRAALNELSDWGRPGRILLCVLVDRGGRELPIQPDIVGATLQVPAGGRVDVLVPAIDGRLSVEVSR; encoded by the coding sequence ATGGCGACCGACCTCGCGGCCCTGACCGCCGGCACCGACCGGCTGGCCGTCATGGGCGTCTACCGTCGCGGCACCGACCTGTCGCAGATGCTGGCGGACGAACTGGCGAACGCGCGCCCGTCGCTGAAGCTCGGAATGGGATCGATCGACATCACCCTCTACCGCGACGACCTGCGCTCGGTGGGGCCGAAGCCGGTGGTGGGCGGATCCGAGCTTCCTCCGGGGGGAATCGACGACACGACCGTGGTGCTCGTCGACGACGTGCTCTTCACCGGACGTACCGTCAGGGCGGCCCTCAACGAGCTCTCCGACTGGGGCCGGCCCGGCCGTATCCTCCTCTGCGTGCTCGTGGATCGGGGAGGACGCGAGCTGCCCATCCAACCCGACATCGTAGGCGCCACGCTCCAGGTGCCCGCCGGCGGACGGGTGGACGTGCTCGTGCCTGCCATCGACGGGCGGCTTTCGGTGGAGGTGAGTCGATGA
- a CDS encoding Na+/H+ antiporter NhaC family protein codes for MRLFVTLPVALLSIFAVLPGDISAQTVSESPSVILTRIPFSLTVDGGTSGDSVIESVGYTVETTSGRTLAAGSVEEYSSVVLGEMIVEDGGDLPLRVTVGETTTTVDATVVPGWFSILPPLLAILLALIFREVLSALFAGVWLGALAVAGFDPLAATGALIADFVVPAVGDTDGGHTQIVVFSLMLGGMVGIVSKNGGTSGIVSAVTPFARTARRGKIATWLAGMAIFFDDYANTLIVGNTLRPVTDRLRISREKLAYLVDSTAAPVAALVPISTWVGYEISLIADGFSIASGQTPAAAAALSSVTPFGVFVETIPHLFYPILALIFVILTSALNRDFGSMWKAERRAETGNGLYREGATLAADTSDDLTQAKEGVRERWWNAAIPVLTVIVVVLVGLVQTGRETAMANAAAAGEVADLSLRNIFGNADPFSTLLWGSLAGVLVAMLLSISTRTLSLRETLGAWATGIRAMMLAMVILTLAWSLGSVTEEIGTASYLSALLTDRVSVSFMPAIVFLLSAGMAFATGTSWGVMAIMLPVVIPLTVALGGDAVLPGGASYGVLLGATGSVLAGAIFGDHCSPISDTTVLSSTASACDHVDHVRTQLPYAVLVGGVAIVVGSLGTSFGLPNWLALVGSAGLLVGFLFWRGRTVGT; via the coding sequence ATGCGCCTGTTCGTCACTCTCCCGGTCGCCCTCCTCTCCATCTTCGCCGTTCTCCCGGGCGACATCTCCGCCCAGACGGTATCCGAGAGTCCGTCGGTCATCCTGACCCGAATACCCTTCTCCCTGACCGTCGACGGCGGCACGTCAGGCGACTCCGTGATCGAGTCGGTCGGCTACACTGTCGAGACCACGAGCGGACGCACGCTTGCCGCAGGCTCGGTCGAGGAGTACTCGTCGGTGGTCCTGGGCGAGATGATCGTGGAAGACGGCGGCGACCTGCCGCTTCGGGTGACGGTCGGCGAGACGACGACGACCGTCGACGCGACCGTCGTGCCGGGCTGGTTCTCGATTCTGCCCCCGCTGCTGGCCATTCTGCTCGCGCTGATCTTCCGGGAGGTGCTGAGCGCCCTCTTCGCGGGGGTGTGGCTGGGCGCTCTGGCAGTCGCGGGCTTCGACCCGCTTGCGGCGACCGGTGCGCTCATCGCCGACTTCGTGGTCCCCGCCGTGGGCGACACCGACGGAGGCCACACCCAGATAGTCGTGTTCTCGCTCATGCTGGGCGGGATGGTGGGCATCGTCTCGAAGAACGGAGGCACTTCGGGCATAGTCTCCGCGGTCACGCCTTTCGCCCGCACGGCGCGGCGCGGCAAGATTGCCACCTGGCTCGCCGGCATGGCCATCTTCTTCGACGACTACGCCAACACGCTCATCGTCGGCAACACCCTGCGCCCCGTCACCGACCGACTGCGCATCTCCCGCGAGAAGCTCGCCTACCTCGTCGACTCCACCGCAGCTCCGGTGGCGGCGCTGGTGCCGATCTCGACCTGGGTAGGCTACGAGATTTCGCTTATCGCCGACGGGTTCTCCATCGCGAGCGGGCAGACGCCGGCAGCGGCGGCGGCGTTGAGTTCGGTCACGCCCTTCGGAGTCTTCGTCGAGACGATTCCGCACCTTTTCTATCCGATACTCGCCCTCATTTTCGTGATCCTGACCTCGGCTCTGAACCGAGACTTCGGCTCCATGTGGAAGGCGGAGAGGCGCGCCGAGACCGGGAACGGGCTCTACCGCGAGGGTGCGACTCTGGCCGCCGATACCTCTGACGATCTCACGCAGGCGAAGGAAGGGGTCCGCGAGCGCTGGTGGAACGCCGCGATTCCGGTGCTCACGGTGATCGTCGTCGTGCTTGTCGGACTCGTCCAGACCGGACGCGAGACGGCCATGGCGAACGCTGCGGCTGCCGGGGAGGTCGCCGATCTCAGCCTCAGAAACATCTTCGGCAATGCGGATCCGTTCTCGACCCTGCTCTGGGGGTCGCTCGCCGGAGTGCTCGTCGCCATGCTGCTTTCGATCTCCACCCGCACGCTGTCGCTGCGGGAGACGCTGGGCGCCTGGGCCACCGGGATCCGGGCGATGATGCTGGCGATGGTGATTCTGACGCTGGCCTGGTCCCTGGGCTCCGTCACCGAAGAGATCGGGACCGCGAGCTACCTCTCGGCCCTCCTAACCGACCGCGTTTCGGTTTCCTTCATGCCTGCCATCGTCTTTCTGCTTTCGGCGGGCATGGCCTTCGCGACCGGCACTTCCTGGGGGGTAATGGCCATCATGCTGCCCGTGGTGATTCCGCTGACGGTCGCTCTCGGGGGCGACGCGGTTCTACCGGGCGGAGCGAGCTACGGCGTATTGCTCGGCGCCACGGGGTCGGTGCTCGCCGGAGCGATCTTCGGCGACCACTGCTCACCGATCTCGGACACCACCGTTCTCTCCTCTACCGCGTCGGCGTGCGACCATGTGGATCACGTGCGAACCCAGTTGCCCTATGCGGTCCTGGTCGGGGGAGTGGCGATAGTCGTGGGAAGCCTGGGCACGTCCTTCGGCCTCCCCAACTGGCTGGCGCTCGTCGGCAGCGCCGGACTCCTGGTCGGATTCCTTTTCTGGAGGGGACGGACGGTGGGGACGTAG
- a CDS encoding family 10 glycosylhydrolase, producing MKRVGAPFRRVREFRRRPLVALATGAMAACALFSAPRPELAIPAVPDPAPAPLGPPTPPLETVAVETRPVGAGERAAADGEVRALWVVRSTLTSPAAVRSMVERADESGFNTILVQVRGRGDAYYRSTMEPRAEAIPEAETFDPLALTVELARERGIDVHAWVNLYLVWGLRGMPASRLHVLHSNPEWLAVPRALAHVGPYEPQFVERLMTYAQERSDQIEGVYLSPSNPEAKARLLMIVLELRERYDLDGVHFDYVRLPQSDFDYSQVALREFGRWLAPRLEAPQDLALQARGDLLALADRLPEEWGEFQRANITEMVRWIYHNIKARDPTMVVSAAVRSGRADAMEHRYQDWGAWVDEGILDLVVPMAYTSTANRFRSFVDETLQVAGPDGAWMGLGAYLNTAESTLDQIDIVRANGFRGLVLFSYDWAVGEGYGGRGPTLLQVVGRERFR from the coding sequence ATGAAACGGGTTGGCGCACCATTTCGCCGCGTGCGCGAGTTTCGCCGCAGGCCGCTCGTCGCGCTCGCGACGGGCGCCATGGCCGCGTGCGCCCTCTTCTCGGCACCGCGACCCGAACTCGCGATTCCTGCGGTTCCCGACCCGGCGCCAGCGCCCCTCGGTCCGCCGACGCCTCCGCTCGAGACGGTCGCGGTCGAAACCCGCCCGGTCGGCGCGGGTGAACGTGCAGCCGCCGACGGAGAGGTGCGCGCTCTATGGGTGGTGCGCTCGACCCTCACGAGTCCGGCCGCCGTGCGCTCGATGGTCGAACGGGCCGACGAGTCGGGCTTCAACACCATACTCGTTCAGGTGCGGGGCCGGGGGGACGCGTATTACCGATCCACCATGGAACCGCGGGCGGAGGCCATTCCCGAGGCGGAGACGTTCGACCCCCTTGCGCTTACCGTCGAGCTCGCCCGAGAGCGGGGGATCGACGTGCACGCCTGGGTCAACCTCTACCTGGTCTGGGGGCTGCGGGGCATGCCCGCAAGCCGTCTGCACGTGCTCCACTCCAACCCGGAGTGGCTGGCCGTTCCGCGCGCTTTGGCGCACGTCGGTCCCTACGAGCCGCAGTTCGTGGAGCGTCTGATGACGTACGCGCAGGAGCGCTCGGACCAGATCGAGGGCGTCTACCTGAGTCCGTCCAATCCCGAGGCCAAGGCGCGCCTGCTGATGATCGTCCTGGAGCTCCGGGAGCGCTACGATCTCGACGGCGTGCACTTCGACTACGTCCGGCTGCCGCAAAGCGACTTCGACTATTCCCAGGTCGCGCTTCGCGAGTTCGGGCGCTGGTTGGCGCCCCGGCTGGAGGCACCCCAAGATCTCGCCCTGCAGGCCCGCGGCGACCTTCTCGCCCTCGCCGACCGCCTGCCCGAAGAGTGGGGGGAGTTCCAACGGGCCAACATCACCGAGATGGTGCGCTGGATTTACCACAACATCAAGGCCCGGGACCCGACCATGGTCGTTTCGGCGGCGGTGCGCTCGGGCCGAGCCGACGCCATGGAGCACCGCTACCAGGACTGGGGCGCCTGGGTAGACGAGGGCATCCTCGACCTGGTCGTTCCCATGGCCTACACCTCCACGGCGAATCGCTTTCGCAGCTTCGTGGACGAAACGCTCCAGGTCGCCGGTCCCGACGGGGCGTGGATGGGGCTCGGCGCATACCTGAACACTGCGGAGAGCACGCTCGACCAGATAGACATCGTGCGCGCGAACGGGTTCAGGGGTCTGGTGCTCTTCTCCTACGACTGGGCGGTAGGCGAGGGCTACGGCGGGCGCGGCCCGACCTTGCTCCAGGTGGTGGGCAGGGAGCGCTTCAGGTGA
- the tadA gene encoding tRNA adenosine(34) deaminase TadA: MARALELAAGAAEAGEVPVAAIIVEDGRVLAESTNRTRTDSDPSGHAEMVALRRAAKLRGDWRLDGTTLYSTLEPCAMCAGAIVLARVPQVVFGAFDPKAGMAGSLGNLLQDSRLNHRCEVVGGVLAERSARLLRSFFATRRQA; encoded by the coding sequence ATGGCCCGTGCGCTCGAGCTCGCGGCCGGAGCGGCCGAGGCAGGCGAGGTCCCGGTGGCGGCGATCATCGTCGAGGACGGTCGCGTGCTCGCCGAGTCGACCAACCGGACCCGGACCGACTCGGATCCGAGCGGTCACGCCGAAATGGTCGCCCTCCGACGCGCGGCGAAGCTTCGCGGCGATTGGCGTCTGGACGGTACCACGCTCTACTCGACCTTGGAGCCGTGCGCGATGTGCGCTGGCGCGATCGTCCTCGCCCGGGTGCCGCAGGTGGTCTTCGGCGCCTTCGACCCCAAGGCGGGGATGGCCGGATCGCTCGGCAATCTCCTTCAGGACTCACGACTCAATCATCGGTGCGAGGTTGTCGGCGGGGTGCTTGCGGAACGCTCCGCCCGACTTCTCCGGTCCTTCTTCGCCACAAGGAGGCAGGCATGA
- a CDS encoding glutamate--tRNA ligase, translated as MRVRFAPSPTGHLHVGGARTAIFNWLYARSSGGEFVLRIEDTDRSRSRDSHTRAILDGLRWLGMDWDEGPVFQSARIDAHRAAALKLLDAGFAYRDFSDPEELRSEAARRRCHPSLIARGRAAEMSSEELERRLTHREPFAIRFLVPEGETVVDDLIRGGVRFDHRDVDDLVILRGDTTPTYNLAVTCDDAEAGITHVIRGDDHLSNTPKQILLYRALGLRVPRFGHVPLILGPDGSRLSKRHGARSVGAYAEDGILPDALFNFLALLGWNPGDEREVMSRDELLGAFTLERVGAKGAVFDEEKLRWLNGRHLAATPTNDLIGPVRAVLSRKPSGSGPRLDSSFLADAIRLHKGRARDVSDLARQLEALVGDDIVYEEKAVKKHWRKRPNEVKPRLESMVRLFDATDWEPAGIEAATRRLAAAEGVGAGKWFHPLRVALVGRLASADIFQLLMLLGRDRALDRVRAAVVEVEALVRTEDRV; from the coding sequence ATGCGAGTCCGTTTCGCCCCCTCTCCCACAGGCCACCTCCACGTGGGTGGGGCTCGCACGGCCATCTTCAACTGGCTCTACGCCCGGAGCTCGGGGGGCGAGTTCGTTCTGCGCATCGAGGACACCGATCGCTCCCGCTCCCGGGATTCCCATACCCGAGCCATTCTGGATGGCCTCCGCTGGCTCGGCATGGACTGGGACGAGGGCCCCGTATTCCAGAGCGCAAGGATCGACGCCCACCGGGCGGCCGCGCTAAAGCTCCTCGATGCGGGGTTCGCCTATAGGGATTTCTCGGATCCCGAGGAGCTCAGATCGGAGGCCGCCCGGCGCCGCTGCCATCCCAGCCTGATCGCGAGGGGGCGGGCGGCGGAGATGAGTTCCGAAGAGCTCGAGAGACGCCTCACGCATCGCGAGCCCTTCGCGATCAGGTTTCTGGTTCCGGAAGGGGAGACGGTCGTGGACGATCTGATCCGCGGCGGCGTGCGTTTCGACCATCGCGACGTGGACGACCTTGTGATCCTCAGGGGGGACACCACTCCCACCTACAACCTGGCGGTCACCTGCGACGACGCGGAAGCTGGCATCACTCACGTGATCCGAGGGGACGACCATCTTTCGAACACGCCGAAGCAGATTCTCCTTTACCGAGCTTTGGGATTGCGGGTACCCCGGTTCGGTCACGTGCCGCTCATTCTGGGTCCCGACGGTTCGCGGCTCTCGAAGCGGCATGGCGCCCGTTCGGTCGGAGCGTACGCGGAGGACGGTATCCTTCCCGACGCGCTCTTCAACTTCCTCGCCTTGCTGGGCTGGAATCCGGGAGACGAGCGAGAGGTGATGTCCAGAGACGAGCTGCTCGGAGCCTTCACGCTGGAGCGGGTAGGTGCGAAAGGAGCCGTCTTCGACGAGGAAAAGCTGCGTTGGCTGAACGGCAGGCACCTCGCCGCGACTCCCACGAACGACCTGATCGGTCCGGTGCGCGCCGTGCTTTCCCGGAAGCCGAGCGGATCCGGCCCTAGACTCGACAGCTCCTTCCTTGCGGACGCGATCAGACTGCACAAGGGGCGCGCCCGCGACGTCTCGGACCTCGCCCGTCAACTGGAGGCGCTGGTGGGCGACGACATCGTCTACGAGGAGAAGGCCGTCAAGAAGCACTGGCGGAAGCGGCCGAACGAGGTGAAGCCTCGTCTGGAGAGCATGGTCCGGCTCTTCGACGCGACCGATTGGGAGCCGGCCGGCATCGAGGCGGCCACCCGCAGGCTCGCCGCCGCCGAGGGAGTCGGGGCGGGGAAGTGGTTTCACCCGCTCCGGGTGGCTTTGGTCGGAAGGCTGGCCAGCGCGGACATTTTCCAGCTTCTCATGCTTCTCGGGCGGGACCGGGCGCTGGATCGGGTCCGAGCCGCAGTGGTCGAGGTCGAGGCGCTCGTGCGGACCGAGGATCGGGTGTGA